Within the Taeniopygia guttata chromosome 1, bTaeGut7.mat, whole genome shotgun sequence genome, the region CAGTATGCCACTTTAAAAGTGACACTTTGAGattgtaatttatttaaagcaaaatacacTAATTTGTGGGTTGCAAGATGTGTAGAGACACTGCATACAACAATGGCTGAATAGACTGAATAGACTACCTCTACCACTACCACCAGACTACCACCGCTCCTCTGTAACGCCCGGTAAAAATCCCGAAGAGGAACCATCCCCACGGTCTCCACGGACACTCCTCcggccctgcccagctgtgcttAGCACGGCAGCCTGGGAACGCAGCTGGGTCCCCGGACAGCCGTGCAACCAGCAGAGCCATTCCGcaccgagccccgagccccgcgccccTGCAGGCGCTTACCGCGCCGGGGCGGCCCGGTGCCCGGTGAAATCCGTGCCTGGTGCCCAGTGAGCTCCGTGCCGGCTGCGTTCCGTGCCCGGTGCCCCGTGCGTTCCGAGCCCGGTGCCCCGTGCGTTCCGAGCCCGGTGCCCCGTGCGTTCCGTGCCCGGTGCCCCGTGCGTTCCGTCTCTCTCCCGACGAGCGGCGCCGCCCGAGGCCCCCGCACCGGTGGGAGACACCGGCAGTGCCGGGGCGGCCCCGCGAGGGGGCGCGCACTCCGCGCTCTCTGCGTCCGGCGCTGCGCTCCCGCTTCCGGTCGGCGCGGTGTGCGCAGGGTGGGCGGCGGGCGGCCCGGTGCTGTGAGTGACCCCCGGGCCGTGAGTGACCCCGGGGCCGTGAGCATCGCCCGAGCTGCGAGTGACTGCGGggccccgctgccgccccggGCCGTGAGCATCGCCCGAGCTGCGAGTGACTGCGGGGCCCTGCTGCCGCGGGGGGCGTCCCGGGGAGCCTCGGCCCGGCTGCTCGGAGAGCGAGGGGAAGCGGAGGCTGGGACGGAGGGGGATCCGACGGCGGCGCACTGCCGTCCCATCCCCTCGGAGTCCTCTTGgggctgcccggccccgccatTCCGCGTCGGGGCCCGTGCGTTCCTCGGGTGGCGATGCGGGTCAGCAGCGGCAGCGCCGTGTCGTCGTCCCGGCAGGTCCAGGGCACCGGCGGCAGTAGCGCCGTCAGCAAGTGCTcggcggcagcgcggggctaCATCCAGGATCGGTTCCTGCGGCTTCTGGCgggacggcggcggcggcgagcgcCCCTTATCCACCGGTGAGAGCGAGTGCTTGGCAGCACCTTGGGCTGCTCCGGCTGCTGGACCCCGGTGCCCGCGGGGCGTGCGAGGGGATCTCGGACTGCGGAGAGCCAGGAGTGACAGCACAAGGGGAGGAATGGCTTTGAGTTGAGAGTAGGTTTAGGTTACATATCGGTAGGGAgatcttccctgtgagggtggcagGGCCCTGGCTCTctggttgcccagagcagctgtggctgcttcatccctggcagtgcccaaggccagggaattggacactggggcttggagcagtctgggacAGTCGAAGGTCTGGGAcagtccctgccatggcaggggtgggatgagagCAGCTTAAGGGCCCTTCCACCACAAACCCTCATGCTTGGAGCTGTCAGTTGGGCAAGGCACAGCTTCTCAAACGCGTTTTAAGCAAAGTACACAGAGTGGCAACTTGCAGTGCCCTGCCACGCAGTAGTGTAACCTTGTTAGACTGTTAGTATGTTACATGGCTTCTGGACCAAAACTGAATGGCTTGTCCTGAATAAAATATGGTACCAGACTGGTTCCTAACTCCAGTGTTCAATGCTGCTGAAAACTGTGGTATTTGATAAAATATACTAATAATGTAATTACATCAATAGTTTTCTCATTAACTGCCCAGAATGTTAACATTTCTGTAAGGTATTTGGTGGCTCTGGGAAGCAATATCTTTTGAATCAGTGGTGTCTGACAGGAGAACTTCTCCAGAGCTTTGTAAGACACAAGAATGTTTTGATGTGTGTTTGCAGAGGGCTCTAGGCTGATGACATTGTGGAATTTACATAATTTCAGGAGAATAGTTTAATGCAATCCAAAAGACTGTGAATTGCCAAAGGAGTTTCATtcaggggaaaataaaacagtggTGTTCAAGCAGAAGCTTGCAGGCTATGAAGATGTGTGAGGCTCATCAGGAAACCTGCACTGATTTGTCACACAACATTGGCATGCCAAGCTGAATTCACAGGAAGAGTTCTGTATTGTATTTATCAACAATTTTGGGACATCTTATGCTGTGTGGTCTCTGTGAGGTGTGAAGATGATAACATGCTTGTTAAAGGGGTGAAAAGAGCTGGAATATAGCCAGGTGGATCTAGGATGAAACTAACTAAAAGAGAATGCCAAGAAACAAGAGACATCAGTCCATGTCAAACTAGAGAAATGATAAATGCTTTCCAGGAGTTAGTCTGACTTAGttccatttattaaaaaaaaaccagagaatAGGATTCGTTTCCtgactttgcttttcttccttttttgttcCCTTCTCACTTCATtatcacacacattcattttGTTGTTATGGCATACGGTTTGGGGCAGAAGCTCAGGTAGCGGCCATCTGCATTGCCAGGGAGCATCATCAGTGTCTGGGTTAGTACGTTTTCATTCAGCAAATACTTACTTACACAAAACAGAACAGGTACAGCTGGGGTAGCTGCACATGTTCTCTGGGTTACCTATTGTCTTGGTGGTTAATACATACTCTGGTTGCAGGAGATCTGTATTTATTAGCAAGCTCTAGAGATGACAAAATCATCTCCTAGTGCAGGTCTGTAAACAGGGAATTATTGGGTAAAagcttagagaaaaaaataatttttttttctttaaattgaaGTTGCCAGTGCTGGAGAAATCAGGTTCCTGGACAGTGACtacaactgaatttttttttacaggggTTATTACATCCGTGCCCGTGCTGTAGATCACTGTGTTCAGGACTTCCTGCTGAAGACACAAAGCCTACCCAGGACACAGGTACATTTTCTCTGAGACTTCTGGCATCTCTCACTAAATGTGTGTAAAGTCTTTCTGGCATCTGGGCAGTGACTCATTAGTGCATCTGTTGGGAtcctttcccagcagggcacagaaatCTGACTGGCAGTACTGTGGCTGTCCATGTGTCGCTTTGGCAGAAGTATCTGGGGGAGGGCAATATCCACACAAAACTCTTCTGCCTCTTGCAGGAGGTTGCCTGATTTTGTCACTCTGCAGATGATATTTAATACTTTTCACACCTAGATGCTCAAGATGCTGCTAGAGTTGTGTATAACTTTTTCTGATACTGTCTCTGCAGATCCTATCTTTAGGTGCTGGCTTTGATTCCTTATACTTCCGTTTGAAGGATATGGGTCTTCTGCATCACACTGTGGTATATGAGGTAGATTTCCCAAATGTGGCATGCCAAAAAGCTACTCTGATCAAAGGACTGAAAGAGTTGTCAGCACTGGTGGGAGACACTGGAGGGAAAGGATTAGGTATGTCATTTatggaagtttttttttgtatgaagTGTTTAGAAGGAATAAACACAGCTTCAGCCTTCAAAAATCAAGAGATTATAGTAGGGGAACTATGAAATCGTAGATGAAAAGCATATCCATTTTATGAAAAACGTTGAAACAAATAATTTGGGAGATAAGCATCTGGGAGATAGTAAGAAGCCAGGATGGATTTGTCAGGAGCTGATTATATCAAACCAAGGtcagtttttttctgttgcaacTTCTGAAAGGGTATGTCCAGCTTGGAGCATATGGGTCCAAAGCCAGTGGCAAACTGTAGCGTGTCCAGTGGGAGGTTATGAGGATGATGAAGTGATGGAGCAGGTGGTGTAGGAGGGAAGGCTGACAGAGCTGGTTTTGTTCAGCTGTGCGGGGAGGAGTTTGGGAGGGAAGTGAGTCTTACAGCACTCTTCAGCTTACCTATTGGGAGAGATTAGAAAGGACAGAGCTACTCTTTTCTTGGAGTCATAAAGCAAATAGTCAAGGGACAGTTGAAAGTGGCAAAAAATGGAAATTCCAGTGATGTATGGTGAAAGTATCGGGGGGGAGATTGTGccacatgagtagttaaaaatgGGAACAGAAAGGTAATGGAATCTCCAGCCTAGGGGACCAAAACCACAACAGAGATAGAGCTTGACTGGACAAAGCTTTGAGCAACATGACACAGATAATTGCCACGAGGAAGCGTTTGGGCAAGATGACTTTTAAATGTCCCTTTCACCCTAAATTATACAATGATTTAGGGGTTTGATGGGTAAGAGAGAAGGTTTGACTCTTAAGTGTCTTGACTGTAATAAAACATTAGTTGTTATGtctcctgactttttttttgccctCCAAGGCAGGAGAAAATGAGCCTTGTAAAACTACTGCAGAGTTTTGTGCCAGCTGAGTGCTGAGGGGCAAAAGGAGGAATGTAAAGCATGTGGATCACTAGAGGTTTCTCCTGCATGTGTTTTCCTCCAGCATTTCCAGTAGTGCTCTAGATGATGTGCTATAGAATATGAAATGTCATAAACCTGCAGGAAACATGGGGACTTGCAATAAGATGAGTGAGTGTAGGAGTTTGAAAAAGCACACATATGGTCTGGCAAACATGGAATGAAATGCAGTAGGGGCATATGTAAGCTGCTGTATTTGGATGGCATTGATCAATTTAAATACAGATGGAAGACAGCTATATCCCAGGTCTTAGTGAGTAGCTCTTCTATGAACTTGTTCATTTTGTTCCTGAATCCattcacatttttaatattgGGAAGGAACTCTGTCCGTACCAAGAATCTTCAGGTACTTAAAGGAAGATCTCAGATAGGTTAACTGTCCTCAGGACAGATACAGTTATTGGGCTGCAGAGACAACGTAGGTGATTTCTAAAGGTACTTTACAGTTTGGCTTTTTAATGATGTGATTTTGACTGAAAAAGTCAACAATAGGCCATAACTTACCATATTCTGATGGGATACAGAAGTATGATACTGCATGCGGATCATAAACTGGAGCTTATTTCTGAGGATAGTGATCTATGAGTCGGGTCCTGGTGTTTGCTGAGAGGTAGCATATGCAGTTTCAGGACTCAGTGCTATTATACAGAAATGAAATCTGTTtaacaaacaaaccaagcaaGCCTAGGAAACTTGAGAATGGTTTTCTGATTGTGAGGGAAACCACTGACGTTCTATCAAAGCAATGGTGCATTCTTAGCCTAAAGTAAAAGGTGTATAAATGAGAAATGAGAGCCCTTTAGGTTTAATTTTGAATTACAGTGGTTCAAAAATTCTCTTTAAGTAAATATAATAAAGTTTTGTTGTTATAGTAAGTGTAATAATTCTATGAGAAATCTTAGGTAAAATTTACATTAGGAATACAGGAGTTTTAGATCTGCAGTTAATGGATCACGTGGCACTATCCCTTCATGGTCATGTAGTGATGGGGTTTTTCTTGTACATGTTCCAGGGAAATATAGTTGATGGACAAAGCCTTGTGAGTGATTGCCTGTGGGTTTGATTCTCATGTTTGTCTCTTTTGATCGCAGTATTGCAGCAGCACCATAGTGAGGTTTCATCATTTTTGTTTCCCAGGAGCCATTACATTTTCTGGAGATGATTATAAATTACTGGGAGTGGATTTATCAGAGCTGCCTGAGCTGGAGAGAACCGTGGAGGAAGCAGGACTGAACAATGAAATCCCCACCCTCTTCATCGCAGAGGTGGTGCTCACCTACATGGAGAACACCAGGTCAGCTGGGTTCTCCTCTCTGCCCAGGggtgaaaggaaaacaagaagctTCTTTCTGAGTGCATCACCTTGGGCTCAGAGACCTGGTCTCTTGAAACTAAAACCTTGGGAAATCTATGGCGTCCCAAATAGCTCCCTACATCATAACTGTGATGGTGTAATTGAGGTCCACATGCCATCctaaaaggaagggaaaaaggaagaaaaatctcaaatgaacagttttgaggtttttgttcTTCTCATCCCCTGAATTGTCTGTGCAGGTGGGGAGGAAATGTTCAGCACAGCACTCTCATTAATGTATTGCCACTTGTCAGGATGCCTTAATAGCAGCTTTATGGTGTTGCAGAAGGATACATGGCACCTGTTGTACAATGTGTGGGCCCTCGATTTAATTTCTTACGCACAATCTCCCAACAGGTCAGATGCCTTGATTGAGTGGGCAGCAGAGCATTTCCCTCAGGCGTGCTTCCTGCTGTATGAGCAGGTGCACCCAGAGGACCCCTTTGGACGCGTcatgcagcagcatttcaggCAGCTGAACACTGCACTGCGCTCCCTGGCACAGTACCCTGACTGCAAGGCTCAGCAGAGGCGCTTCCTGGGCAAGGTGAGTGCCTGCAGCCCTAGGGTGGGGTGTGCACGAGGCATGATTTATCTGAGGATGATTGGGACACTGAGTGATTGCTCAGTTATGGGCTGAAGCAGACAGGGCTGAGGCTAAGCTACTGCCTTCTCTGGTAGCATGACTCATTATTACAAGGTGCTTCCAAATGGCTTACAGCCTGCTGCCTCATATGGGAGTAATGGGTTCCTCTGACACTTTTGATGCGATAAGTTAAATTTTTAACTATACAGATGAGAGATCTGTTTTCACCAGGTTTTGGGAAGGTTTGCTTTAGCTAAAGAGTCTAAGTGGCTCTTGCAGCTGTTTAATTTAGCgtctttgttttcctgtgggAAGTGAGTTTCTGCCCTTCCAGGGGTGATAACTTTGAGGGATTTTTCTTTTAGGGCTGGACTGAGTGCAGTGTCATGGATATGAATGAGTTTTTCACCTGTTGTATTCCAGAAGATGAGCAGCAAAGAGTGCAGACTCTGGAGCCTTTTGATGAGTATGAGGTAACCCTCCATTATTCTGAAGATCAGGGACCTGGCTTTGATGTCATAAGGTATTTGCAAATTCTTATGGTTGCAATTCTGTACAGAGCTGTTGAGGCACAAGTGTTCATGCAGGCAGAATGGACCTTGGATCAGCTTAGTTAACACAGAAGCCATGGGGAGCTCCTGGTGAAGCAGCATGGCAAGAAGGCTCTCCTTGATCTTAGAAAAGCTGCATGTTCTTTCCTTCCTGTGAGCAGTCTCTCAAAGAGACAGGCTTGTCATAGCAAACTACCTGGTAGTATAAAAGAAGTTGGCATGAGTTCAATGGACAATTACTTTAATGAAAGAGAAATCCATTAAGGATTACTGAATACCTAAATATACACCTGATGTGCTGTTCCTGACTGTAGTTGGTTGAGGGCATTCTTGGGGAAAGCAGATGcacttttcctgctttcctccaTTTCCATAGATTACTTTATTGTTTGTCATTGTTGGATACAGGTTActaatttcagatattttttggTCCGACTTTGTATAGCCATTCCTGCATTAATGATTGAAATTCAACAATGACTCTGTTCTTTGCCATTTTTATATTAACTGCTGGCAAAATTTCCAACTCTTTGAAGTATAGAAGAGAAGTGCAAGATAGTGAGTAACTTTGAACTAAATATCCTGTGGAATACTTACTAGaagtttcccttttgattttaTGGTTTTCTGTTTATAATTCTAGAAATTGAATGACTGTAGTATGAAAACAAAAGACTGTGCTTGAATCTATTTTGCCAACATGCTAGGATCTGCTCTGCTGTATGAATGCAAAAGTGGTGACTGAAAGTGGTGGCAGACTTGCTAAGTGGTTTAGAAATATCTACTGGAATTGTAGGTCAAGGTCATTGCTCATACAGTGGGAAGGTAAAGACTTAGTATTGTTTTCCTTACAAAGGAGGTTAATGTGCATGAATCTGAGCTGGAAATGTGCACAGAGGAGTAAAAGATGTGACAACAGAGAGCTCTACAATTAGCCTTTGAGAGAAAGATTAAGTAAGATCCAAGGTCTGATTGTAAACAAGCTTGGTcaaattcagtgaaaaatgtaaaatagaCATCCAGGGTGGAGGGAGACtatttttagaataattttcttaGGGACTAATAGTGGAGTCTTCCATTTTCAGTATTTACATTAATTTCTGGATGTCTTTTCAAAAGGTGCTTTTTACTTCTATTATGGACTGGGACAACTAAGCTGATACAATGagttatttttcatgtttatgcTTGCTAGTCACAATAATTGGCTGAATGTATCCCACCCGACGGGAATGAACACACTCAATTCCCTAATGTCCATAAATGCCACAGTAGACTCTCGTTGCTACTGGCTTCCTGTACATTACTTTTGCTTCTGCCTCAGAATGTTTCTAAGGCCAGACTGAAAATTATGTATTATTTTCCGACACAGAGCATGTTGCAGCTTTTAACATTTGTGATTTCTTATATTCCATGAACTTTAGGAAACTTTAATCCCTCTTGTATAAAGACCTTGCTCTTTTTTTATGGTCAGAACTCAGAGGCATAAGGGGAAACTGATtcccaaaagaaaaactttcCCATGGAACACATAGTTAAGCTATGGGATGTATGTTGGGCATGTTAAAAGTTTATGTGAGTTCAAAGAGCAGCTGGGTTGGTTCATGGATGAAAAATCCTTCAAGGATTGTTCAATACAAAGACACAGCTTCTTGCTTAGAAGATCCCTGGACTGTAAATTTTTGAAAGTTGGAATTAGAGACGTATTTACCCACCAGTTCTTTCTCTGATGCAGCTTTACCCCTCTGATTCTGACCATTGATGGGAACAGTGCTAGGCTGGGTTGGTGTTTGATTTGGTCGCCCTGGCTGTTCTGAGGTCCGTACTACTGTTTGCTCTAAGATTTTGAAGGGGATTGTTTTTTATTTCGttcttcctttgtttgtttgtttgttttttactttgGGCTTGCTACAGGAGTGGCATCTGAAATGTTCTCATTACTTTGTGTTGGCTGCATCAAAGGGGATGGAACCTTCCTGGACCCCGTTGTCACCCAGCATGGCAGGTACACACCAAGTAGTTTTTACAGTATTCTTTTATCTCATCTAGGCATCTCTGAGAGGTTTTAGGAGACATTGAAATCCTGGATGGGGCAGATGGGAGGCTGCTGTCTGGTAGCTCTCTCCACTTCTCCACAATAGTTCTGCTGTCCAAACGAAGGCCAGGGCTGTGGCCTAATGCTGCTGGTCCTGATCATTCCT harbors:
- the LOC140685230 gene encoding uncharacterized protein: MLPGNADGRYLSFCPKPPRSPRTPRGHRGPAAGAAQGAAKHSLSPVDKGRSPPPPSRQKPQEPILDVAPRCRRALADGATAAGALDLPGRRHGAAAADPHRHPRNARAPTRNGGAGQPQEDSEGMGRQCAAVGSPSVPASASPRSPSSRAEAPRDAPRGSRAPQSLAARAMLTARGGSGAPQSLAARAMLTAPGSLTARGSLTAPGRPPPTLRTPRRPEAGAQRRTQRARSARPLAGPPRHCRCLPPVRGPRAAPLVGRETERTGHRARNARGTGLGTHGAPGSERTGHRARNAAGTELTGHQARISPGTGPPRRENLDQKIWGKYQCANIYRMKMTCLVELFNLTVSALDRIMEGLATHYQREC
- the LCMT2 gene encoding tRNA wybutosine-synthesizing protein 4 isoform X2; its protein translation is MRVSSGSAVSSSRQVQGTGGSSAVSKCSAAARGYIQDRFLRLLAGRRRRRAPLIHRGYYIRARAVDHCVQDFLLKTQSLPRTQILSLGAGFDSLYFRLKDMGLLHHTVVYEVDFPNVACQKATLIKGLKELSALVGDTGGKGLGAITFSGDDYKLLGVDLSELPELERTVEEAGLNNEIPTLFIAEVVLTYMENTRSDALIEWAAEHFPQACFLLYEQVHPEDPFGRVMQQHFRQLNTALRSLAQYPDCKAQQRRFLGKGWTECSVMDMNEFFTCCIPEDEQQRVQTLEPFDEYEEWHLKCSHYFVLAASKGMEPSWTPLSPSMAVPGPVGMAGSVPAAVCARLSGIPGPRRYGHHSVLIKPNMILTTGGFGEEDGQHCRVRNFHVLSKHAGHWEAVCVTQNMPEKRWGERLYHTVSCLSDTLALVVGGRTSPSSTGLGMLWLKFPETCDASGPDDVAVELVSLQPAVEAAALRWRHSTTEITFKGEQYLFVYGGRSALEPVLGDWHFLHTPELSYAVIAVEGPVPESRHSHSACSWEGGVLIAGGLGAAEQPLGSVFLLRELEHGFQWQTIETHPPLVPRYSHTAHVHEGKLLLVGGVWFHAPSVPGVTVIDLMTGVCLNYGINVVFETRLGKLLKSLLELSLL